GCTCGACACCGCCGGAGTGCAGCGCCGGCAGCAACTGCACCACGGTCAATCGGCGCATCGAAGGGGCCGCCGTTTAGTCGGCCAGCACGAACACGGAACCGCAGTACGGGCACTGTGCTTCGCCGTTGGGCTCGTCTTCGATCGGCAGGTACACGCGCGGATGCGAGTTCCACAGCGCCATTTCCGGGGTCGGGCAGCTCAGCGGCAGATCGCTGCGGTGCACGGTGTAGCGCTTCTCGGCGTTGGCGGGCGCGGTGGCGGTATGGCTCATGGCGGATGTCGGTGAACGGGTTGCGAGGCCTGCGATTCTAGCATCTGGGCCGCACCGACATTACGCCATAACGGGCCGTTGCACGCGCCCGCCGACGCCTGGCGGCGGCAGTGCCGGGGATTTCGCGGTCGTTCCGGCAGGTTCGCTCGCCGGAATCGACTCC
This portion of the Stenotrophomonas sp. WZN-1 genome encodes:
- a CDS encoding zinc-finger domain-containing protein, coding for MSHTATAPANAEKRYTVHRSDLPLSCPTPEMALWNSHPRVYLPIEDEPNGEAQCPYCGSVFVLAD